From Pseudomonas alcaligenes, a single genomic window includes:
- a CDS encoding thioesterase II family protein, translating into MQLFCLAHAGASAMAYARWRKRLPRWLEVCPLELPGRGARLHEPLSENLSALLASLVAEWRRECHGPYLLWGHSLGALLAYELAHGLIVAGQGAPLALFASASRAPARRLQAPRLTACSDGELLGSLAGFASLPRELLPVLRSDFALAESYHYQRRAPLPCALHVLGARGDGLSEDDLRAWRRETRGDFTLEWLEGDHAYLRPREDEVLSLIEFHATRLLRREAAGMPLGA; encoded by the coding sequence ATGCAGCTGTTCTGCCTGGCTCATGCCGGCGCCAGCGCCATGGCCTATGCCCGCTGGCGCAAGCGCCTGCCGCGTTGGCTGGAGGTCTGCCCGCTGGAGCTGCCAGGCCGCGGTGCGCGCCTGCACGAGCCGTTGAGCGAGAACCTGTCGGCGCTGCTGGCCAGCCTGGTGGCCGAGTGGCGCCGCGAGTGCCATGGCCCGTACCTGCTGTGGGGCCACAGCCTGGGCGCTCTGCTGGCCTATGAGCTGGCCCACGGGTTGATCGTCGCGGGGCAGGGCGCACCGCTGGCGCTGTTTGCCTCGGCCTCGCGGGCGCCGGCCCGACGCCTGCAGGCGCCACGCCTGACCGCCTGCAGCGACGGCGAACTGCTCGGCAGCCTGGCCGGCTTTGCCAGCCTGCCACGCGAGCTGCTGCCGGTACTGCGCAGCGACTTCGCCCTGGCCGAAAGCTACCACTACCAGCGCCGCGCACCATTGCCCTGTGCCCTGCATGTACTGGGTGCGCGCGGCGATGGTCTGAGCGAGGACGACCTGCGCGCCTGGCGCCGGGAAACCCGTGGCGACTTCACCCTGGAATGGCTGGAGGGCGACCACGCCTATCTGCGGCCCCGGGAAGACGAAGTGCTGTCCCTGATCGAATTCCATGCCACGCGCCTGTTGCGGCGCGAAGCGGCCGGCATGCCCCTGGGCGCCTAG
- a CDS encoding MbtH family NRPS accessory protein produces MSLDNPQTTFLVVINDEQQYAIWPAYKAVPAGWQATGVQGDKPTCLAHIASVWGDMRPRSLREAMDA; encoded by the coding sequence ATGAGCCTGGACAATCCGCAAACCACCTTCCTGGTGGTGATCAACGATGAACAGCAATACGCCATCTGGCCGGCCTACAAGGCAGTGCCGGCCGGCTGGCAGGCCACCGGCGTGCAGGGCGACAAACCGACCTGCCTGGCGCATATCGCCAGCGTCTGGGGCGACATGCGTCCGCGTAGCCTGCGCGAGGCCATGGACGCCTGA
- a CDS encoding multidrug ABC transporter permease/ATP-binding protein: MKLLNLLFRDNRLPFAVIILLSLCSALLSIGVIAFVNWRLIGLQGELGTALATFLGLLLALLVCAGAGQVALHRLGHAFVYRLRRSLVQRVMDTDIERLERIGGARILASLASDIRNITIAFVHLPELVYGLILSLAAFIFLAWLSSALFAVTIAWLGLTLAVGWVLVGKVNRHIRLLREAEDRLYQDYQAVIDGRKELALNRDRARLLFDEEFDRDAQAYRDHVTRADTYNGLAGNWANCMVLGSIGLVFFCANGLGWAGTAVAATFALTVLFLRAPLVASVAALPALLAARISLDKLEALELAPEQAPQALQSLAGWQSLQLCGLQYRYPGEGDEAGFDVGPVDLQLRRGELVFLVGGNGSGKSTFARLFTGLHRPQAGEIRLDGKALQAEQWPAYRQLFASVFTDFHLFARLLGPQGSEVAPSLVSQWLERLRLAHKVRAAGGRLADTRFSQGQRKRLALLLAVLEGRDILVLDEWAADQDPLFRRLFYRELLPQLQAAGKTIIAITHDDHYFDQADRLLKMDGGRLYELSGQDRERATRDAVLEIGGTAQTETPREPA, from the coding sequence ATGAAATTGCTCAACCTGCTGTTCCGCGACAACCGTCTGCCGTTCGCCGTGATCATCCTGCTCAGCCTGTGCAGTGCGCTGCTCAGCATCGGCGTGATCGCCTTCGTCAACTGGCGCCTGATCGGCCTGCAGGGCGAGCTGGGCACCGCCCTGGCGACCTTCCTCGGCCTGCTGCTGGCCTTGCTGGTCTGCGCTGGCGCCGGCCAGGTGGCGCTGCACCGGCTGGGCCATGCCTTCGTCTATCGCCTGCGCCGCAGCCTGGTGCAGCGGGTGATGGACACCGACATCGAGCGCCTGGAGCGCATCGGCGGGGCGCGCATCCTGGCCAGCCTGGCCAGCGACATTCGCAACATCACCATCGCCTTCGTCCATCTGCCGGAGTTGGTCTACGGCCTGATTCTCAGCCTGGCCGCCTTCATTTTCCTGGCCTGGCTGTCGTCGGCGCTGTTCGCCGTCACCATCGCCTGGCTCGGCCTGACCCTGGCCGTAGGCTGGGTGCTGGTGGGCAAGGTCAACCGGCATATCCGCCTGCTGCGCGAGGCCGAGGATCGCCTGTACCAGGACTATCAGGCAGTCATCGACGGGCGCAAGGAACTGGCACTGAACCGCGACCGCGCGCGTCTGCTGTTCGACGAGGAATTCGACCGCGATGCGCAGGCCTACCGCGACCATGTCACCCGTGCCGACACCTACAACGGCCTGGCCGGCAACTGGGCCAACTGCATGGTGCTGGGCAGCATCGGCCTGGTGTTCTTCTGTGCCAACGGCCTGGGCTGGGCCGGCACCGCGGTGGCGGCGACCTTCGCCCTGACCGTGCTGTTCCTCCGCGCGCCGCTGGTGGCCAGTGTGGCGGCGCTGCCGGCGCTGCTCGCCGCACGCATCTCGCTGGACAAGCTGGAGGCCCTGGAACTGGCGCCGGAGCAGGCGCCCCAGGCGCTGCAATCCCTGGCCGGCTGGCAGAGCCTGCAGCTGTGCGGCCTGCAGTACCGCTACCCGGGCGAGGGTGACGAGGCCGGCTTCGATGTCGGCCCGGTCGATCTGCAGCTGCGCCGCGGCGAGCTGGTATTCCTGGTGGGCGGCAATGGCAGCGGCAAGTCGACTTTTGCCCGCCTGTTCACCGGCCTACACCGCCCGCAGGCCGGGGAAATCCGCCTGGATGGCAAAGCCCTGCAGGCCGAGCAGTGGCCGGCTTATCGCCAGCTGTTCGCCAGCGTGTTCACCGACTTCCACCTGTTCGCCCGCCTGCTCGGGCCGCAGGGCAGCGAAGTGGCGCCGAGCCTGGTCAGCCAGTGGCTGGAGCGTCTGCGCCTGGCGCACAAGGTGCGGGCCGCCGGCGGCCGCCTGGCCGACACGCGTTTCTCCCAGGGCCAGCGCAAGCGCCTGGCCCTGCTGCTGGCGGTGCTCGAAGGACGCGACATCCTGGTGCTGGACGAATGGGCCGCGGATCAGGATCCGCTGTTCCGCCGTCTGTTCTACCGCGAGCTGCTGCCGCAGCTGCAGGCGGCCGGCAAGACCATCATCGCCATCACCCACGACGACCACTACTTCGACCAGGCCGACCGCCTGCTGAAGATGGATGGCGGCCGTCTGTACGAGCTGAGCGGCCAGGATCGTGAGCGCGCCACCCGCGACGCGGTGCTGGAGATCGGCGGCACAGCACAAACCGAAACACCCCGCGAGCCGGCCTGA
- a CDS encoding sigma-70 family RNA polymerase sigma factor — MGSLYTLMDQDAVAAALPEADQNSQLEGLYHGSRRALVDSAQALLGCRARAEDVVQDAFLKLWESGDQHAIQEPIRYLFRMVRNLAIDRLRRLALEGRYRFDEEPLEELPAPQSTPEQAAIGELEWQRMHQAIGELPERTRTVFTMSQLEGYSQREVATHLNASPTLVHFLLRDALLHCRNRLGFEAA, encoded by the coding sequence ATGGGAAGTTTATATACGCTGATGGATCAGGATGCGGTGGCAGCAGCGCTACCGGAAGCTGACCAGAACAGCCAGCTGGAAGGCCTTTACCACGGCAGTCGCCGCGCCCTGGTGGACTCGGCCCAGGCCCTGCTGGGCTGCCGCGCGCGGGCCGAGGACGTAGTGCAGGACGCCTTTCTCAAGCTGTGGGAAAGCGGCGACCAGCACGCCATCCAGGAACCCATCCGCTACCTGTTCCGCATGGTGCGCAACCTGGCCATCGACCGTTTGCGCCGCCTGGCGCTGGAAGGTCGCTACCGCTTCGACGAAGAACCGCTGGAAGAGCTGCCGGCGCCACAATCCACGCCCGAACAGGCTGCCATCGGCGAGCTGGAGTGGCAGCGCATGCACCAGGCCATTGGCGAGCTGCCCGAGCGAACCCGCACCGTGTTTACCATGAGCCAGCTGGAAGGTTACAGCCAGCGCGAAGTGGCCACCCACCTGAATGCCTCGCCCACCCTGGTGCATTTCCTGTTGCGCGATGCACTGCTGCATTGCCGCAACCGCCTTGGCTTCGAGGCGGCCTGA